Proteins encoded in a region of the Rhodopirellula halodulae genome:
- a CDS encoding CPBP family intramembrane glutamic endopeptidase has product MSFGFAQAELAEATEDIAEVTEIGPAELALTMVSLLLLMAFGASMVNWIRLLASGRRPFGMKAFVPVRPRHLPFWSVIYFFVFAGALLFSASLLQGVFLFAGWIDPPAQMADDLLDPQSEPLVATDPLSESADETLPAEPDETSEQPLEVEGPVADETESPAVEAPAISVPQLALSSMGMMSATLITLLLLMLNHRQTISRVGLVPQRGDVWLGFRSALMILPPTMVIMGVVSALQEYSHPVLDALQPEDAEAGPDYAVFGLLFVTTALVTPVVEEFWIRGLLQGGLQRLADWRFERVQQAFAGSPTPADSQTGESTPYAVGVEETDDTFAEEVAAEAEVVTPEAPREMDPSDWTPKAVWPIVIASLVFALMHWGQGLAPIPLFFLSLGLGYLYRQTGSLVPPIIVHFVLNGLTMVMTLIEMSRT; this is encoded by the coding sequence ATGAGCTTTGGATTCGCGCAGGCGGAGTTGGCGGAGGCAACCGAAGACATTGCCGAGGTCACGGAGATCGGCCCGGCTGAATTGGCACTCACCATGGTGTCGTTGCTGTTGCTGATGGCGTTTGGTGCTTCCATGGTGAATTGGATTCGCTTGCTGGCCAGTGGACGACGACCATTCGGTATGAAAGCGTTTGTGCCGGTGCGGCCTCGGCATCTGCCTTTCTGGTCGGTGATCTACTTCTTCGTGTTTGCGGGAGCGTTGCTATTCAGTGCGTCGCTTCTGCAAGGTGTGTTTCTGTTTGCTGGTTGGATCGATCCGCCCGCTCAGATGGCCGACGATTTGTTGGATCCTCAGTCGGAGCCCTTGGTCGCGACCGATCCGCTGTCGGAATCCGCCGATGAAACGTTGCCCGCCGAACCGGACGAGACGAGTGAGCAACCGTTGGAGGTGGAAGGTCCGGTTGCAGACGAAACGGAATCGCCTGCTGTCGAAGCACCCGCCATCTCGGTTCCTCAGTTGGCACTGAGTTCGATGGGCATGATGTCAGCAACGCTGATCACGTTGCTGCTGTTGATGTTGAATCACCGCCAAACCATTTCGCGAGTTGGTTTGGTTCCTCAACGTGGTGATGTGTGGTTGGGCTTTCGTTCCGCGTTAATGATTTTGCCGCCGACCATGGTGATCATGGGAGTCGTCTCCGCGTTGCAGGAATATTCGCATCCGGTGTTGGATGCCTTGCAGCCCGAAGACGCCGAAGCTGGACCCGACTATGCCGTGTTTGGTTTGTTGTTCGTGACGACGGCGTTGGTGACCCCGGTGGTCGAGGAGTTTTGGATTCGAGGATTGTTGCAGGGAGGATTGCAGCGATTGGCGGATTGGCGGTTTGAACGCGTGCAACAAGCATTCGCGGGAAGTCCTACTCCCGCCGATTCGCAGACGGGGGAATCGACTCCGTACGCCGTGGGTGTCGAAGAAACTGACGACACGTTTGCGGAGGAAGTTGCGGCCGAGGCGGAAGTCGTGACGCCGGAAGCACCGCGGGAAATGGATCCGAGCGATTGGACTCCCAAGGCGGTCTGGCCCATCGTCATTGCCAGTCTCGTTTTTGCATTGATGCATTGGGGGCAAGGCTTGGCACCCATCCCGCTGTTCTTTTTGTCGCTCGGTTTGGGATATTTGTATCGCCAAACCGGATCCTTGGTTCCGCCGATCATCGTCCACTTCGTTCTCAACGGACTGACGATGGTGATGACGTTGATCGAGATGTCTCGAACATGA
- the pgsA gene encoding CDP-diacylglycerol--glycerol-3-phosphate 3-phosphatidyltransferase, which translates to MAGPSIYNVPNALTTARFVLAIAVMALIPSGMPLAAMIVFLIAASTDWMDGYWARKYGQVTKLGRIFDPFVDKIIICGSFIALVEVPDSPVASWMATIVVARELLVTSLRGIIEGAGGDFSASWLGKWKMVLQCAAVVAVLLTYIVSPVPVWLDWTSWGLLWAAIALTVYSGVDYTMIAARVMQSDAGLEVPAEPSVHTSTDSATDTMHLTNDRLSDPDETSSLVDEDTYRVTSTEMPTR; encoded by the coding sequence ATGGCTGGTCCCTCGATCTACAACGTCCCCAATGCTTTGACGACCGCGCGGTTTGTGTTGGCAATCGCGGTGATGGCGTTGATTCCATCCGGAATGCCTTTGGCCGCGATGATCGTGTTCTTGATTGCCGCGTCAACCGATTGGATGGACGGCTATTGGGCTCGCAAGTATGGACAAGTCACCAAGCTGGGACGCATCTTTGATCCCTTTGTGGACAAGATCATCATCTGCGGATCGTTCATTGCATTGGTGGAAGTGCCTGATAGTCCTGTGGCTTCGTGGATGGCGACGATCGTTGTCGCTCGTGAATTGTTGGTGACCAGTCTGCGTGGCATCATCGAGGGTGCTGGAGGCGACTTTTCAGCGAGCTGGTTGGGCAAATGGAAGATGGTGCTGCAGTGTGCGGCGGTTGTTGCCGTGCTGCTAACCTATATCGTGTCGCCAGTTCCCGTTTGGTTGGATTGGACCAGTTGGGGGCTGTTGTGGGCCGCCATCGCGTTGACCGTTTACTCCGGCGTCGACTACACCATGATTGCGGCACGTGTGATGCAGTCCGATGCGGGATTGGAAGTCCCCGCGGAACCTTCCGTCCACACCAGCACTGATTCAGCAACTGACACCATGCACCTGACCAATGATCGCCTTTCCGATCCAGATGAGACATCATCGTTGGTCGACGAAGACACCTATCGAGTCACCTCAACCGAAATGCCCACACGATGA
- the rimO gene encoding 30S ribosomal protein S12 methylthiotransferase RimO: MQLPILPQNNVTVASPGTSPANESEAGSSRGRYAVVSLGCPKNLVDTEQMLGRLDADGYQMVDSVEGADFVVVNTCGFIDSARDESMAAIDEMLTLKRDGKLRNVVVTGCLAERQQDKLLQARPDIDALVGVFGRNDIVSVVDDLYSGLQEQRTIFKPAAVNPLSDAMRAAVTPRHFAYLKISEGCDRLCTFCAIPKMRGKHFSKPIEQVVEEARRLGDSGVREVVIVAQDTTYYGMDRYGEPRLNQLLKELDKIDSIDWIRLMYFYPMYIDDALIDTLASAKRIVPYIDMPLQHASDKMLKRMARKTTRALQTEIVQKLRSRIDSLVMRTTMITGFPGETEEDFQELMDFVQESRFENLGVFTYSIEEDTPAARLPNRVDPEVAARRRDDLMELQQKIAFDWNDSRVGGTEEILIDAEMPEQENVFIGRSRSEAPDVDGLIYVSQVDPDSPVEIGQIRPCEIVASQGYDLVAAAT; encoded by the coding sequence ATGCAACTTCCCATTCTCCCGCAAAACAACGTAACGGTCGCATCACCGGGGACCAGCCCGGCGAACGAATCGGAAGCGGGCTCCTCGCGGGGGCGTTACGCAGTCGTGTCGTTGGGGTGTCCCAAGAATTTGGTCGATACCGAGCAGATGCTGGGGCGTTTGGATGCCGACGGCTACCAGATGGTGGACTCCGTCGAAGGAGCCGACTTTGTGGTGGTCAATACCTGCGGGTTCATTGATTCCGCACGCGATGAGTCGATGGCTGCGATCGACGAGATGTTGACGCTGAAGCGAGATGGCAAGCTTCGCAACGTTGTCGTGACGGGGTGCTTGGCCGAACGCCAGCAAGACAAGCTGCTGCAGGCTCGCCCCGATATCGATGCACTGGTTGGTGTGTTTGGTCGCAACGACATTGTGTCGGTGGTCGACGATCTGTATTCGGGACTACAAGAACAACGCACGATCTTCAAACCCGCGGCGGTCAACCCACTCAGCGATGCGATGCGAGCCGCTGTGACGCCGCGTCACTTTGCCTATCTGAAAATCAGCGAGGGCTGCGATCGTCTGTGTACGTTTTGCGCGATTCCCAAGATGCGAGGCAAGCACTTCAGCAAGCCGATCGAACAAGTCGTCGAGGAGGCTCGACGGTTGGGCGACAGCGGTGTTCGCGAAGTGGTGATCGTGGCTCAAGACACGACGTACTACGGCATGGATCGTTACGGCGAACCACGTTTGAACCAGTTGCTAAAGGAACTCGACAAGATCGATTCGATCGACTGGATTCGTTTGATGTATTTCTATCCGATGTACATCGATGACGCCTTGATTGACACGTTGGCGTCGGCGAAACGAATTGTGCCCTACATCGATATGCCGCTGCAGCACGCCAGTGACAAGATGCTGAAACGGATGGCTCGTAAAACCACGCGGGCGTTGCAAACCGAGATCGTGCAGAAGCTCCGTTCGCGAATCGATTCGTTGGTGATGCGAACCACCATGATCACGGGCTTCCCCGGTGAAACCGAAGAGGACTTCCAGGAATTGATGGACTTCGTGCAGGAGTCACGCTTCGAAAACTTGGGGGTCTTCACTTACAGCATCGAAGAAGACACACCCGCGGCCCGATTGCCCAACCGCGTCGATCCCGAGGTTGCCGCGCGGCGCCGCGATGACCTGATGGAGCTGCAACAAAAAATCGCGTTTGATTGGAACGATTCACGGGTCGGTGGAACCGAGGAAATTTTGATCGACGCCGAAATGCCTGAACAAGAAAACGTGTTCATTGGACGCTCTCGCAGTGAAGCACCCGACGTGGACGGATTGATTTACGTCTCGCAGGTTGATCCGGATTCTCCCGTTGAAATCGGGCAGATCCGACCTTGCGAAATTGTCGCTTCGCAGGGTTATGACTTGGTGGCCGCTGCAACCTAA
- the lysS gene encoding lysine--tRNA ligase, with the protein MTDTPSNAADLDLTDPHAARRHKLEEIAAKGIDPWGQRFDDRLLVGQCRDRIAEIQWQKKDGDTIALPDVESEDVDYRQWKADNGPGEEIGPIVRVAGRILLSRPTGKLIFLNIRDWTGDIQIFVGKKQVGDENFDLAKLFDLGDLIGVQGRLGRTNTGELTVFAEELFLLTKMLEVPPEKHAGMTNQDLRQRMRYADLAFNDGVMQTFLDRTKIIKSVRSTLDGEGFCEVEGPTLHTVPGGAAARPFETHHNALDMKLTMRIALELHLKRLMVGGMERVYELGRVYRNEGLSPRHNPEFTMLETYQAYGNYESMMDLTEKIICDAIDKIGGGYKREYNGTMLDFTPPFERATYAELFQKATGVDPADEDAVKTYAKSLKLETEGKHPDVIRNEIFEEKVEDSLQGPIFVTDYPASICPLTKRKTDNPEIAERFEMFICGMELANAYTELNDPDLQEELFKTQLEGQDDEDSMAKMDHDFVRALRYGMPPAGGLGIGIDRLVMVLTNQKSIRDVILFPVLRPE; encoded by the coding sequence GTGACCGATACGCCTTCCAACGCTGCTGACCTCGACTTGACCGACCCCCACGCGGCTCGCCGGCACAAATTGGAAGAAATCGCCGCCAAAGGCATTGATCCATGGGGTCAACGTTTTGACGACCGCTTGCTGGTAGGCCAGTGCCGCGACCGTATTGCCGAGATCCAGTGGCAGAAAAAGGACGGCGACACAATCGCATTGCCTGATGTTGAAAGCGAAGACGTCGACTACCGCCAATGGAAGGCTGACAACGGGCCCGGCGAGGAAATCGGCCCGATCGTTCGCGTCGCCGGTCGAATCCTGCTTTCGCGGCCAACGGGCAAACTGATCTTCCTGAACATTCGCGACTGGACAGGCGACATCCAGATCTTCGTTGGCAAGAAGCAAGTCGGCGACGAGAACTTTGACTTGGCCAAACTGTTTGACCTGGGTGACTTGATCGGCGTTCAAGGACGCTTGGGCCGGACCAACACCGGAGAACTGACGGTCTTCGCCGAGGAGCTTTTCCTGTTGACCAAGATGCTGGAAGTCCCGCCCGAAAAGCACGCGGGGATGACCAACCAAGACCTGCGTCAACGCATGCGTTATGCCGATTTGGCGTTCAACGACGGTGTGATGCAAACCTTCCTCGATCGAACCAAGATCATCAAAAGCGTTCGCTCCACGTTGGACGGCGAAGGCTTCTGCGAGGTCGAGGGCCCAACGCTGCACACGGTTCCCGGTGGCGCGGCGGCTCGTCCGTTTGAAACGCATCACAACGCGTTGGACATGAAGCTGACCATGCGGATCGCGCTGGAACTGCACCTCAAGCGATTGATGGTCGGCGGCATGGAACGCGTTTACGAACTGGGCCGCGTGTATCGAAACGAAGGACTGTCGCCGCGGCACAATCCTGAGTTCACCATGCTGGAAACCTATCAGGCTTACGGCAACTACGAGTCCATGATGGACTTGACCGAGAAAATCATTTGCGATGCGATCGACAAGATCGGTGGCGGCTACAAACGCGAATACAACGGCACGATGCTTGACTTCACGCCGCCGTTTGAACGCGCGACGTACGCCGAGTTGTTTCAGAAAGCGACCGGCGTTGACCCGGCCGACGAAGACGCGGTGAAGACCTACGCCAAGAGCTTGAAGCTGGAAACCGAAGGTAAACACCCCGACGTGATCCGCAACGAGATCTTCGAGGAAAAAGTGGAAGACTCGCTGCAGGGCCCAATCTTCGTCACCGATTACCCGGCAAGCATCTGCCCACTGACCAAACGCAAAACGGACAATCCCGAAATCGCCGAACGATTTGAAATGTTCATTTGCGGGATGGAACTGGCCAACGCGTACACCGAACTGAACGATCCGGACCTGCAGGAAGAGTTGTTCAAGACTCAGCTTGAAGGCCAAGACGACGAGGACTCGATGGCCAAGATGGACCACGACTTTGTCCGCGCCCTCCGCTACGGCATGCCTCCCGCAGGCGGCCTGGGAATCGGGATCGATCGCTTGGTGATGGTGCTCACCAACCAGAAGTCCATCCGAGACGTGATCCTGTTCCCGGTCCTTCGGCCGGAATAG